In a genomic window of Diorhabda carinulata isolate Delta chromosome 8, icDioCari1.1, whole genome shotgun sequence:
- the LOC130897328 gene encoding transcription elongation factor, mitochondrial, whose product MHLKCLLQKTFITNLTKLNIIRVVKYSVSSSNDANSFYFKSNFSKEEQTKILNTLNDSNTNHLSRFRVPKNRIKNIHSWKNKKGPFRSLHEVLEVDGLGEKLLHRICEDIINEKCDNNTLDSTELTKNNSKNKRQKQIITPPINGQILNKLTSAVGVHLSPIGISWAKLSQEQNKLVNWNFDSFNNLPKKMMPNDNFDMVINIIRKIPSSDVYIFETSPSMGPQNQTSASAYSQQLELSAMLFTLLNTSVHHNVTLRNVNDTNTPSPTSIENRVFYLKSRLSARLFSTLVGQEKVAAVTTINELLNNNVETSKLSLPCTKIMVEQQLKVAFDSQTPVNKELLGQALMLVITFMDLCVYKNPAALDAVFSVSKKNKK is encoded by the exons ATGCATTTGAAATGCTTACTGCAAAAAACGTTTATTACtaatttaactaaattaaatattatacgagtg GTTAAGTATTCAGTTAGTTCCTCGAATGATGCGAACTCTTTTTactttaaatcaaatttttcgaaagaagaacaaaccaaaattttaaatacgtTAAATGACTCCAATACTAATCACTTATCAag ATTTCGTGTTCCAAAGaacagaattaaaaatattcattcatggAAAAACAAGAAAGGTCCATTTAGATCCTTACACGAAGTACTTGAGGTGGATGGTTTAGGTGAAAAACTATTGCACAGAATATGCGAagatataataaacgaaaaatgtgataataatacACTTGATTCTAcagaattaactaaaaataattcaaaaaataaacgaCAGAAACAGATTATTACTCCACCTATTAACGGACAAATTTTAAAT AAACTTACATCTGCAGTAGGTGTACATTTGTCCCCCATAGGTATAAGTTGGGCTAAATTATCtcaagaacaaaataaattagtgaattggaattttgatagttttaataatttaccTAAGAAAATGATGCCTAACGATAATTTTGATATG GTTAttaacattattagaaaaataccATCGAGtgatgtttatatttttgaaacttcaCCCTCTATGGGTCCACAAAATCAAACTTCAGCATCAGCTTATTCCCAACAACTCGAATTAAGTGCTATGTTATTCACATTACTGAATACCAGCGTGCATCACAATGTTACTTTACGAAATGTTAATGATACAAATACACCGTCACCTACGTCAATTGAAAATAGAGTATTTTATCTTAAGTCCAGGTTATCGGCAAG ATTGTTCAGTACATTAGTGGGACAAGAAAAAGTGGCTGCTGTAACTacaataaatgaattattaaacaataatgTAGAAACCAGTAAACTATCTCTACCTTGTACAAAAATTATGGTAGAACAGCAACTAAAAGTTGCATTTGATTCTCAAACACCAGTCAATAAAGAATTGTTAGGACAAGCTTTGATGCTAGTGATAACGTTCATGGATTTATGTGTTTACAAAAATCCAGCTGCATTAGATGCTGTTTTTTCtgtatcaaagaaaaataaaaaataa